In one window of Cellulophaga sp. HaHa_2_95 DNA:
- a CDS encoding serine hydrolase encodes MKKNSLLVVLIVLISTSLFAQDELPIRIPDTEIKSLPSVFNKSLQTSLEKELKSNPQWRKLISEKKMAVGVVDLSNPEQTRFARINGNHMMYAASLPKIAILLAAMDAIEKGQLKETKEVKADMRLMISKSNNQASTRMIDRVGYKKIEDVMTDPKYAFYDEHKGGGLWVGKRYGGGGDTNREPLKNLSHAATVTQVCRYYYLLANGKLVNEKRSKQMLAIMENSDLHHKFVNTLDQIAPDARLFRKSGSWRTFHSDSILVWGDDPDRRYILVALIDDANGEQIIRDLVKPVEKVLKKRIYLASN; translated from the coding sequence ATGAAGAAGAACTCACTACTTGTAGTTTTAATAGTACTCATCAGTACGTCACTTTTTGCACAAGATGAGCTGCCTATTCGTATTCCGGACACAGAAATTAAAAGTCTTCCTAGTGTCTTCAATAAATCATTACAAACTAGCCTTGAGAAAGAATTAAAATCAAATCCACAGTGGAGGAAATTAATCTCAGAAAAGAAAATGGCTGTTGGTGTGGTAGATTTAAGCAATCCAGAGCAAACAAGATTTGCAAGAATCAATGGTAACCATATGATGTATGCAGCTAGCTTACCTAAAATTGCTATTCTTTTAGCAGCTATGGATGCTATTGAAAAAGGGCAGTTAAAGGAAACTAAAGAAGTGAAGGCAGATATGCGTTTAATGATTAGCAAATCTAACAACCAAGCTTCTACTAGAATGATAGACCGCGTAGGGTACAAGAAAATAGAAGATGTCATGACAGATCCTAAATATGCGTTTTATGATGAGCATAAAGGAGGAGGTCTTTGGGTAGGAAAACGCTACGGTGGTGGTGGTGATACTAATAGAGAACCTTTAAAAAACTTAAGTCATGCAGCTACGGTTACGCAAGTTTGTAGGTATTATTATTTACTAGCTAATGGGAAATTAGTGAACGAAAAGCGTTCTAAGCAAATGTTGGCCATTATGGAAAATTCAGACTTGCATCACAAATTTGTAAATACCTTAGATCAAATTGCTCCAGATGCCCGTTTGTTTAGAAAATCTGGTTCTTGGCGTACTTTCCATTCAGATTCTATATTGGTTTGGGGAGATGATCCAGACCGCCGTTATATTCTAGTAGCTTTAATAGATGATGCCAATGGAGAGCAAATTATTAGAGATTTAGTAAAACCAGTAGAAAAAGTTTTAAAAAAGAGAATATATTTGGCTAGTAACTAG
- a CDS encoding SDR family oxidoreductase yields MVRNKVIIVTGSSKGIGKETALLLAKNGAKVVINHSNSEKEAEETVAQIIDNGGTAFSFKADVSKKKEVTALFDATLEAYGKIDVLVNNAGTMVSKLLKDSSEEDFTTLFNVNVKGVFNTLQEANFKLADNGIIINFSSSTAKLMLPTYSLYSATKAAVEQMTRVFSKEIGRGISVNAIAPGATETDMFLDGKSEETLKKLRGMNAFNRLAKPLDIAKVVLFLSSDDSKWISGQVIGANGALV; encoded by the coding sequence ATGGTACGTAACAAAGTAATTATTGTAACAGGATCCTCCAAAGGCATCGGTAAAGAAACAGCTCTATTGTTAGCTAAAAATGGAGCGAAAGTTGTCATAAATCACTCCAACAGCGAAAAGGAGGCGGAAGAAACCGTTGCACAAATAATTGACAACGGCGGTACTGCATTTTCATTTAAAGCGGATGTTAGTAAAAAAAAGGAAGTAACAGCCTTATTTGATGCTACTCTTGAAGCTTATGGTAAAATTGATGTGCTCGTAAATAATGCAGGAACTATGGTTTCTAAATTATTGAAAGATAGTAGTGAAGAAGATTTTACGACCCTTTTTAATGTCAACGTTAAAGGGGTATTTAATACGTTGCAAGAGGCTAATTTTAAATTAGCCGATAATGGTATTATCATCAATTTTTCATCAAGTACTGCAAAATTGATGCTCCCTACCTACTCCCTTTATTCTGCTACAAAAGCTGCGGTAGAACAAATGACACGCGTATTCTCTAAAGAAATTGGAAGAGGAATATCTGTCAATGCAATTGCTCCAGGAGCAACAGAAACCGATATGTTTTTAGATGGAAAATCGGAAGAAACGCTCAAAAAACTTAGAGGCATGAATGCCTTTAACAGACTGGCGAAGCCTTTAGATATTGCTAAGGTAGTACTGTTTTTATCTAGCGATGATTCTAAATGGATTTCTGGTCAGGTGATTGGAGCTAATGGCGCTTTAGTATAA
- a CDS encoding SCO family protein produces MIKKLLFIGVFIVFNSCGNKNKATPDSSEIDRQIRTLPYFNSADFTPQWNTPVHKIPPFSFLDQNGDTISNEIYEGHIYVANFFFTICPGICPKLTENMNVLQEVYENDDDIMLLSHTVMPWVDTVEELKKYSIRKEVNAKKWHLVTGDKTELYTHARNGYFADDDFTKTTNLDDFIHTENFILVDKKGYIRGVYNGTIALDIKRLIRHIDILKNKDF; encoded by the coding sequence ATGATTAAGAAACTATTATTCATAGGGGTATTCATAGTGTTTAATTCCTGTGGAAATAAAAATAAAGCAACACCAGATTCCTCTGAAATTGACAGGCAGATACGTACTTTACCCTATTTTAATTCGGCAGATTTTACACCCCAATGGAATACTCCCGTACATAAAATTCCGCCATTTTCATTTTTAGACCAAAACGGAGATACTATTTCCAATGAAATTTATGAGGGACATATTTATGTGGCTAATTTTTTCTTTACTATTTGCCCAGGTATTTGTCCAAAACTAACAGAAAACATGAATGTTCTTCAGGAGGTTTACGAAAATGACGATGACATTATGCTGTTGTCACATACGGTAATGCCGTGGGTAGATACGGTCGAAGAACTTAAAAAATATAGTATTAGAAAGGAGGTTAATGCTAAAAAATGGCATTTAGTCACTGGTGATAAAACAGAACTCTATACTCATGCTAGAAACGGATATTTTGCTGATGACGATTTCACTAAAACAACTAATTTAGACGACTTTATACATACTGAAAATTTTATTTTGGTGGATAAAAAAGGGTATATACGAGGTGTTTACAATGGAACAATTGCATTAGATATTAAGCGTCTTATACGGCATATTGATATTTTAAAAAACAAAGATTTTTAA
- a CDS encoding YHYH protein, whose translation MKKKLKSIVMMSTLALLVSCSSSDVSVTDTTAEETTPETIDTVYDISALLSKFDGTGLSYAVAGNTVTFTTQDLPNHTSPYWPTSNELYEIYNGTNTAFHQNPNEIEAQNITFTISLNPAEATTHEPTSLGAMGIARNGIVLYNQYAGPDQPLTNEIDSFDQWLGHPQGQGAYHYHIEPTYLTQEYGEDAFVGLLSDGFPVYGPLEEGQTITSADLDDYHGHTGVTADFPDGIYHYHVTADDPYINGNGFFGTPGNITN comes from the coding sequence ATGAAGAAGAAGTTAAAATCAATAGTAATGATGAGTACATTAGCGCTATTGGTATCCTGTTCTAGTTCCGATGTTTCTGTTACAGATACTACCGCTGAAGAAACAACACCAGAAACTATAGATACCGTTTATGATATATCGGCACTATTATCAAAGTTTGATGGTACTGGTTTGTCCTATGCCGTGGCAGGCAATACGGTAACGTTTACCACACAAGATTTACCAAATCATACCAGTCCGTATTGGCCTACATCTAATGAACTGTATGAAATTTATAATGGTACCAATACTGCTTTTCATCAAAACCCTAATGAGATTGAAGCTCAAAATATTACGTTTACTATATCTTTAAATCCGGCAGAAGCCACTACTCATGAACCTACGTCTTTAGGAGCAATGGGTATTGCAAGAAATGGTATAGTTTTATATAACCAATATGCAGGTCCTGACCAACCGCTAACTAACGAGATTGATAGTTTTGATCAGTGGTTGGGTCATCCTCAAGGACAAGGCGCTTATCATTATCATATAGAGCCAACATATTTAACGCAAGAATATGGGGAAGATGCTTTTGTAGGATTATTATCAGATGGCTTTCCTGTTTATGGACCTCTAGAGGAAGGTCAGACAATTACTTCTGCGGATTTAGATGACTATCATGGCCATACAGGGGTAACGGCGGATTTTCCGGATGGAATTTATCATTATCACGTGACAGCCGATGATCCATATATCAATGGAAATGGTTTTTTTGGAACTCCTGGAAATATCACTAATTAA
- a CDS encoding LacI family DNA-binding transcriptional regulator — translation MKPATLKEIAQKLNISVSTASKALKDYPDVSKKTKALVHELAKTLNYKPNSLAVNLRNKETKTIGLIVPEVVHHFFSSVIKGIISQAEKKGYLVIILQSNESYKLEKKQLNLLMQQRVDGILISLANGTADFMHLNEIVAQDKPLVMFDKIAKLVRCSKVIIDDRKAAYDATQHLIDIGCKKIAHFRGALLPQNSIDRFLGYKKALLDNQMDYDPSLVYICECGDRSFEEGKTNALQLLEDHTDVDGIFINTDLVAIGALTAFQEKGIAVPNDIAVVGFSNWFMSSVISPSLTTINQPGFLMGKTAFKQLYKEIKNRKKNKPIELKEIILQTDLIPRASTAINKLNN, via the coding sequence ATGAAGCCAGCAACCCTAAAAGAAATAGCTCAAAAATTAAATATATCTGTATCTACAGCTTCAAAAGCGCTGAAAGATTACCCCGATGTTAGCAAAAAAACGAAGGCACTAGTTCATGAATTGGCTAAAACTTTAAATTACAAGCCTAATAGTTTAGCGGTTAACTTACGCAATAAAGAGACGAAAACTATTGGTTTAATAGTTCCTGAAGTAGTACATCACTTTTTTTCTAGTGTAATTAAAGGAATTATCTCTCAGGCGGAAAAGAAAGGCTATTTAGTAATTATTTTACAGTCTAATGAATCGTATAAATTAGAAAAAAAGCAGCTTAATTTATTAATGCAGCAACGTGTAGATGGCATTCTTATTTCCTTAGCAAATGGTACGGCAGATTTTATGCACCTCAACGAAATTGTTGCTCAGGACAAGCCACTCGTTATGTTTGATAAAATTGCAAAATTAGTACGTTGCTCTAAAGTTATTATTGATGACCGCAAAGCAGCATATGACGCTACGCAACACTTAATTGATATAGGCTGTAAGAAAATAGCGCATTTTAGAGGTGCCTTATTGCCACAGAATTCAATAGATCGTTTTTTAGGCTACAAGAAGGCTTTGTTAGATAATCAAATGGACTATGACCCTTCTCTAGTTTATATCTGTGAATGTGGCGATAGGAGCTTTGAGGAAGGCAAAACCAATGCGCTACAACTACTAGAAGATCATACGGATGTTGATGGTATCTTTATAAACACAGATCTAGTTGCCATTGGTGCCTTAACAGCGTTTCAAGAAAAAGGTATAGCTGTACCTAATGATATAGCTGTAGTAGGGTTTAGCAATTGGTTTATGTCTTCTGTAATATCTCCTAGTCTTACCACTATAAATCAGCCCGGTTTCTTAATGGGCAAAACAGCTTTTAAGCAACTTTACAAAGAAATTAAAAATCGTAAAAAAAATAAACCAATAGAATTGAAGGAAATTATTTTACAAACAGATCTGATACCAAGAGCGTCTACAGCCATTAACAAATTAAATAATTAG
- a CDS encoding DoxX family protein, which translates to MNVIKENILNAITVIIMVFFAIPKLTGMPRSIEGFEQFEIALGIPATFFRIFTGISEVALAGLLIFAFVYEKPRLEKIAFAYLLITMLTAILLELLARPEPKLILVVIAIFLAIGAIYKLNKNL; encoded by the coding sequence ATGAACGTCATTAAGGAAAATATTTTAAATGCTATCACCGTCATCATCATGGTGTTTTTTGCGATTCCTAAATTAACAGGAATGCCTCGAAGCATAGAAGGCTTTGAGCAATTTGAAATTGCGTTAGGTATACCTGCTACTTTTTTTAGAATATTCACTGGCATTTCTGAAGTAGCTTTAGCAGGTCTTTTAATATTCGCGTTTGTATATGAAAAACCAAGGTTAGAAAAAATAGCCTTCGCCTATTTATTGATTACGATGTTAACCGCTATTTTATTAGAGTTACTCGCTAGACCTGAACCTAAACTTATCCTTGTAGTCATAGCCATATTTCTAGCTATTGGCGCTATTTATAAATTAAATAAAAATCTATAA
- a CDS encoding carbohydrate kinase family protein, producing MKTKPRTIDILCVGEILIDFIGHQSGMGIDNTRDYHRYLGGSPTNVAMNAARLGLNPALVATVGDDGFGSYIFKRLDEVGISTKYIIQKKKKPTSVIFVSKTAGTPDFIPFRQADKEIKESQLSKDLLLDSKIFHTTCFALSKNPAQATIFKKAQEAFELGCQLSIDVNYARKLWKSRAEALRVIKAYCKFNPLVKISEDDMLRLFKKEVPHDEIFNFFHSEGVTTVCLTLGSKGVKLSKQGYGVITLPAIKVDKIMDATGAGDAFWSGFLFAYINEKPIEKCLEVALKLAALKLQNVGRLPDNINIISELL from the coding sequence TTGAAAACAAAACCAAGAACGATAGACATTCTCTGTGTAGGTGAAATTTTAATAGATTTTATAGGTCATCAATCCGGAATGGGAATTGATAACACGAGAGATTACCACCGCTATTTGGGTGGTTCTCCTACCAATGTAGCGATGAATGCAGCACGATTGGGATTAAACCCTGCACTTGTCGCCACTGTGGGAGATGATGGTTTTGGATCGTATATTTTTAAACGATTAGATGAAGTAGGGATTTCGACAAAATACATCATCCAGAAAAAGAAGAAGCCCACCAGTGTTATTTTTGTTTCAAAAACAGCGGGTACACCAGATTTTATTCCTTTTAGGCAAGCCGATAAAGAAATCAAAGAAAGCCAATTAAGTAAAGACTTATTATTAGATAGTAAAATATTTCATACCACGTGTTTTGCCCTAAGTAAAAACCCTGCCCAAGCTACGATTTTTAAAAAAGCGCAAGAAGCTTTTGAATTGGGGTGTCAATTGAGTATCGATGTGAATTACGCAAGAAAACTGTGGAAGAGTAGGGCAGAAGCGCTGAGAGTTATCAAAGCCTATTGTAAATTTAATCCACTCGTTAAAATTAGTGAAGATGATATGCTTCGCTTGTTTAAGAAAGAAGTACCGCATGATGAAATATTTAACTTCTTTCATTCTGAGGGGGTGACTACAGTATGTTTGACATTGGGGAGTAAAGGTGTTAAACTTTCAAAACAAGGCTATGGTGTCATCACTTTACCAGCAATTAAGGTAGATAAAATTATGGATGCTACCGGTGCAGGAGATGCTTTTTGGTCAGGATTTTTATTTGCTTATATCAATGAAAAACCCATTGAAAAGTGCTTAGAAGTGGCTCTTAAATTAGCGGCATTAAAGCTTCAAAATGTAGGGCGACTCCCAGATAATATTAATATTATTTCAGAATTATTATAA
- a CDS encoding Spy/CpxP family protein refolding chaperone, which yields MKKNLITYILLVFLIAVNGFFLVTYLKDEKNKQPERSEQPTNFIAKELEFEKDQLQQFRKITRKHRRAIRELMTENRSLKKQLWNSLADATTQENQIDSITSLIGGIQKQKEQKTFYYFKNVESICTKKQQVKLQEIIKEALMTSAETHERPNFFEHKDE from the coding sequence ATGAAGAAAAATTTAATAACGTATATATTACTGGTTTTTTTAATTGCAGTGAACGGGTTCTTTTTGGTTACCTATTTGAAAGATGAAAAGAATAAACAACCAGAAAGATCAGAGCAACCAACTAATTTTATTGCTAAGGAATTGGAGTTTGAAAAAGATCAACTGCAGCAATTTAGAAAGATTACTAGAAAGCATAGACGGGCCATCCGAGAATTAATGACAGAAAATAGAAGTCTAAAAAAACAATTATGGAATAGTTTGGCAGATGCCACCACACAAGAAAATCAAATAGACTCTATAACCTCATTAATTGGGGGAATTCAAAAACAGAAGGAACAAAAAACTTTTTATTATTTTAAGAATGTTGAAAGCATATGCACGAAAAAGCAGCAAGTAAAATTACAGGAAATAATAAAAGAAGCATTGATGACAAGTGCAGAAACTCACGAAAGGCCTAATTTTTTTGAGCATAAAGACGAATAG
- a CDS encoding RNA polymerase sigma factor, with protein sequence MEDLNFIEELRSGHQAAYSKLIDLYKDKIFHSCLSFVPNKEDAEDIAQEVFVEIFKSIKKFKGNSTLSTWIYRITTNKCLEFIRKKNTKKRFAFLKVIPRDDIFLTNSNYFTEVNHPGIILENKEKTKVLFFAVNQLSESQRLVFTLHKLDGKNYQEINEITGKSISSIESLMFRAKKKLQELLINYYKNEL encoded by the coding sequence TTGGAAGATTTAAATTTTATTGAAGAATTAAGAAGCGGGCATCAAGCGGCCTATAGCAAGCTAATTGATTTATATAAAGATAAAATATTTCATTCGTGTCTATCTTTTGTACCCAATAAAGAGGATGCCGAAGATATTGCTCAAGAGGTTTTTGTAGAAATATTTAAATCCATCAAAAAATTTAAAGGAAATTCGACTTTATCAACGTGGATTTATAGAATAACCACGAATAAATGTCTAGAGTTTATTAGGAAAAAGAATACAAAAAAGCGTTTTGCCTTTTTAAAAGTTATACCTAGAGACGATATTTTTTTAACTAATTCCAATTATTTTACGGAAGTGAATCATCCAGGGATTATCCTAGAAAATAAAGAAAAAACCAAAGTGCTTTTTTTTGCAGTAAACCAATTATCAGAAAGCCAAAGACTCGTTTTTACACTGCATAAATTAGATGGAAAAAACTACCAGGAAATTAATGAAATAACAGGGAAAAGCATTTCATCCATAGAATCCTTAATGTTTAGAGCAAAGAAAAAATTACAGGAATTATTAATTAATTATTATAAAAATGAACTTTAG
- a CDS encoding glycosidase produces MTEIRNGVMFNAYPDSIGNKLSDIIKVLQMPEFEDVFSLFYILPTFFNSDLDRGFSIIDYNFNQELVSKEDLKALAALRIMLKFDIVLNHLSVASPQFKDMLQYGKASKYKDFFIDWNQFWEGHGELADNGVIIPDPKHLNKLFMRKSGLPILKVIFPDGTEKPYWNTFYQEIKYQPIAIGDLSNLNISEKIAVAICETMNAAIATQQDFRTLNLGAHEIYKDQIIAIIEKKRSYLGQMDVNAKSPLVWEFYKETLQKVRSYGCNVLRLDAFAYLHKEVGQTNFFNSPGTWDYLERINKIAQENELQLLPEIHAEYGLHLHDEVAAKGYVIYDFFLPGLTIHALEKGTNKALLKWANEIVTKNYTTVNMLGCHDGIPVLDLKGKEVQGVYQVGLLADKEIEEIMDTIIARGGRVKNLYDPSGKKISYYQVNATFYSALGESDQKLVLARAIQLFMPGTPQIWYLDLFAGKNNHEAADHGGSGGHKEINRTTLSLEGIKKSLATPIVLKQLKLLRLRNTNVAFTGKMAIAETAEQELDISWIEGSNSVRLKADLSSYKFEITIIGTDEKEVLNF; encoded by the coding sequence ATGACAGAGATTAGAAATGGTGTAATGTTTAACGCTTATCCAGATAGTATTGGAAACAAATTGAGCGATATTATTAAGGTATTGCAAATGCCCGAATTTGAAGATGTTTTTTCATTATTCTATATACTACCTACTTTCTTTAATAGTGATTTAGATCGTGGTTTTTCTATTATTGATTATAACTTTAACCAAGAACTTGTTTCGAAAGAAGACCTTAAAGCTTTAGCTGCATTGCGCATTATGCTTAAGTTTGATATTGTTTTAAACCACCTTTCTGTTGCTTCCCCTCAATTTAAAGATATGTTGCAATATGGGAAAGCATCAAAATATAAAGACTTTTTTATTGATTGGAATCAGTTTTGGGAGGGCCATGGAGAACTAGCAGATAATGGAGTGATTATACCTGATCCTAAACATTTGAATAAGTTATTCATGCGCAAATCTGGACTGCCGATACTTAAAGTTATCTTCCCTGATGGAACAGAAAAACCCTATTGGAATACCTTTTACCAAGAAATTAAGTATCAGCCAATAGCAATAGGTGATTTATCTAATTTAAATATATCAGAGAAAATAGCAGTAGCTATTTGTGAAACCATGAATGCAGCGATAGCGACGCAACAAGATTTTAGAACCCTTAATCTTGGAGCTCACGAAATATATAAAGATCAGATCATAGCAATTATAGAAAAGAAACGGTCGTATTTAGGGCAGATGGATGTAAATGCAAAGTCGCCCTTAGTATGGGAGTTCTACAAAGAGACCTTACAAAAAGTGCGAAGTTATGGGTGTAATGTGCTTAGGTTAGATGCTTTTGCATACTTGCATAAAGAAGTGGGACAAACTAATTTTTTTAATTCACCGGGTACTTGGGATTATTTAGAGCGCATTAATAAAATTGCACAAGAAAATGAGTTACAACTCTTACCAGAAATCCATGCGGAATACGGATTACATCTTCATGATGAGGTAGCGGCTAAAGGATATGTTATATATGATTTTTTCTTACCAGGATTAACCATTCATGCTTTAGAAAAAGGTACCAATAAAGCACTTCTGAAATGGGCGAATGAGATTGTTACTAAAAATTATACTACCGTAAATATGTTAGGATGCCATGATGGTATTCCTGTGCTAGACCTTAAAGGAAAAGAAGTACAGGGTGTGTACCAAGTGGGTTTATTAGCCGATAAAGAAATAGAAGAAATTATGGACACCATTATCGCGCGTGGTGGAAGGGTTAAAAATCTTTATGATCCGTCAGGGAAGAAAATTTCTTATTACCAAGTCAATGCTACTTTTTATAGTGCTTTGGGAGAAAGTGATCAGAAATTAGTATTGGCAAGAGCCATTCAATTATTTATGCCAGGTACACCTCAGATATGGTATTTAGATTTATTTGCTGGTAAAAATAATCATGAAGCTGCTGATCATGGTGGCAGTGGGGGACACAAAGAAATAAATAGAACAACCTTATCTCTTGAAGGAATTAAAAAGAGTCTAGCAACACCAATAGTGCTAAAACAATTAAAGTTGTTGCGTTTAAGAAATACAAATGTTGCTTTTACAGGAAAAATGGCGATTGCAGAAACTGCGGAGCAAGAGCTCGATATTTCATGGATTGAAGGCAGTAATAGCGTCCGGTTAAAAGCTGATCTTTCTTCCTATAAATTTGAAATAACGATAATAGGTACTGATGAAAAAGAAGTGCTAAATTTTTAA
- a CDS encoding toxin-antitoxin system YwqK family antitoxin, producing the protein MKLVTKFIGYILYVILTLGCSEDQLNLDALDTNLNLKNGVLLFKNTPFTGVLVAYHQDGQVKSKINYGEGKKEGLETYWHQNGLKASERFYTNNLKVGIHKGWWDTGTPKFVYHFNSKGVYEGNLKEWYKTGAVFKDFNYSNGKESGSQRMWYASGKIRANFETINGERFGLIGLKKCYQVTVGSTDVK; encoded by the coding sequence ATGAAATTAGTTACAAAATTTATTGGTTACATTTTATATGTTATACTGACTTTAGGATGTTCAGAAGATCAATTGAATCTGGATGCATTAGACACCAACCTCAATTTGAAGAATGGAGTATTGTTATTTAAAAATACTCCCTTTACAGGTGTGTTAGTAGCATATCATCAGGATGGTCAGGTAAAATCTAAAATCAATTATGGCGAGGGTAAGAAAGAAGGTTTAGAAACTTATTGGCATCAAAATGGCCTAAAAGCTTCAGAGCGTTTCTATACCAATAATTTAAAAGTAGGAATTCATAAAGGATGGTGGGATACAGGTACGCCAAAATTTGTGTACCATTTTAATTCTAAGGGTGTCTATGAAGGAAATCTTAAAGAATGGTATAAAACAGGAGCAGTTTTTAAAGACTTTAATTATTCGAATGGAAAAGAATCGGGAAGTCAAAGAATGTGGTATGCTTCAGGGAAAATAAGAGCTAATTTTGAAACTATAAACGGAGAACGATTTGGTCTAATCGGTCTTAAAAAATGCTATCAAGTTACTGTGGGTAGTACAGATGTAAAATAA
- a CDS encoding sulfatase-like hydrolase/transferase has protein sequence MILFIFSCSSKNTAEEITAEIADNGTEEDNPPNILLIIADDMGLDATPNYPIGSVKPNMPNLEGFMADGIRFTNVWANPLCSPTRATMLTGKYGIQTGITRVGQTLASSEHILQNDMLNYSTALIGKWHLSVDANQPTAMGIDYFAGILNGTVQDYYNWSLVENSNSSTSTEYVTTKLTDLSIDWVNAQDDPWFLWLAYNAPHTPFHVPPSNLHSQGDLPTDQASIDANPLPYFLAALEAMDSEIGRLLANMTEEVRENTVIIFIGDNGSPNQVAQEYERLRAKGSIYQGGINVPMVLSGKGITRKNIEENSIINATDLYNTIVELSGNSENTNTDSVSFKTLLGNSETGNRAYGFSEISYDDESSDYTIRTSTHKYILFSDGAEALYDLTIDPLENTNLLDNSLSETDSTIYNDLTASLQEVVK, from the coding sequence ATGATACTTTTTATTTTTTCGTGTAGCAGTAAGAACACAGCTGAAGAAATTACAGCAGAAATTGCGGATAATGGCACTGAAGAGGATAACCCTCCTAATATTCTTTTAATTATAGCCGATGATATGGGGCTAGATGCTACACCTAATTATCCTATTGGCAGTGTAAAACCAAATATGCCAAATTTAGAGGGATTCATGGCAGATGGGATTAGGTTTACTAATGTTTGGGCAAATCCGCTTTGTAGTCCCACCAGAGCTACCATGCTAACAGGTAAATATGGTATTCAAACAGGTATCACCAGAGTGGGGCAGACTCTTGCAAGCTCGGAACATATTCTTCAAAATGATATGTTGAATTATAGCACCGCACTAATTGGTAAATGGCATCTTTCAGTAGATGCTAACCAGCCTACAGCAATGGGAATAGATTATTTTGCGGGGATACTGAATGGTACCGTTCAAGATTATTACAATTGGAGCCTTGTAGAAAACTCAAATTCGTCTACAAGCACCGAGTATGTTACCACAAAATTAACAGATTTATCCATTGATTGGGTGAATGCTCAAGATGATCCTTGGTTTTTATGGTTAGCTTATAATGCACCTCATACCCCGTTTCATGTACCACCATCAAATTTACATAGTCAAGGAGATTTACCTACAGACCAAGCAAGTATTGATGCTAATCCGTTGCCTTATTTTTTAGCCGCATTAGAGGCTATGGATTCTGAAATAGGAAGGCTTTTGGCGAATATGACTGAGGAGGTTAGAGAGAATACCGTTATTATTTTTATAGGAGATAATGGTTCTCCAAACCAGGTTGCACAAGAATATGAACGTTTAAGGGCTAAAGGTTCCATATACCAAGGAGGAATAAACGTTCCTATGGTGCTATCTGGTAAAGGTATTACGCGAAAGAATATAGAAGAGAATAGTATTATAAATGCTACAGATTTGTACAATACTATAGTAGAATTATCTGGAAATTCGGAGAATACCAATACAGATAGTGTGAGCTTCAAAACACTTTTAGGTAATTCAGAAACAGGAAATAGAGCTTATGGGTTTTCAGAGATCAGTTATGATGACGAATCATCAGACTATACTATAAGAACCTCAACACATAAGTATATCTTATTTAGTGATGGGGCAGAGGCATTATATGACCTTACTATAGATCCTCTAGAAAATACCAACCTTTTAGACAATTCCTTAAGTGAAACCGATAGCACTATTTATAATGATTTAACTGCGTCACTTCAAGAAGTTGTAAAGTAG